A region from the Pseudomonas promysalinigenes genome encodes:
- a CDS encoding 5'-nucleotidase, producing the protein MPYPIEQKLVVGVASSALFDLTVSDDIYQAEGVEAYRLHQEQNLDVPFPKGVAFPFIRRFLSINQAFPEQLPVEVVLLSRNSPETGLRVFRSINHYNLDITRAAFMSGRSPYEYIPAFNASLFLSAHEGDVQRAIDADYPAGLVLPTRIYDDEIDSELRVAFDFDGVIADDEAESVYKQHLDLGEFQAHERDRKAIPHQPGPLADLYRKLSLIRQLEDRKLAEDPQYKRILRIAMVTARNAPAHERVVTTLKNWGVSPDESFFLGGMEKARVLQILKPHMFFDDQRSHLFSAAGDLPMVHVPFGIANKVPAAPPLAPSRRHNDSLVEQRPEDRFAPGTQLQPQGD; encoded by the coding sequence ATGCCCTACCCCATCGAGCAGAAACTCGTCGTCGGCGTCGCCTCCAGCGCTCTGTTCGACCTGACGGTGTCCGACGACATTTATCAAGCCGAAGGCGTCGAAGCGTACCGCCTGCATCAGGAACAAAACCTCGACGTGCCCTTCCCCAAAGGCGTGGCGTTTCCGTTCATCCGGCGTTTCCTGAGCATCAACCAAGCCTTCCCCGAACAACTGCCGGTCGAGGTGGTGCTACTCTCGCGCAATTCCCCAGAGACGGGGCTACGGGTGTTCCGCTCGATCAACCACTACAACCTGGATATCACCCGGGCAGCGTTCATGTCCGGGCGCTCACCCTACGAGTACATCCCCGCGTTCAACGCTTCGCTGTTTCTCAGCGCCCACGAGGGCGACGTGCAGCGCGCCATCGATGCCGACTACCCTGCTGGCCTTGTGCTGCCCACGCGCATCTATGATGACGAAATCGACTCCGAATTACGCGTGGCCTTCGACTTCGATGGCGTCATCGCCGATGACGAGGCAGAGAGTGTGTACAAACAGCACCTTGATCTGGGTGAGTTCCAGGCCCATGAGCGCGACCGCAAGGCCATCCCACACCAACCTGGGCCCCTGGCAGACCTGTATCGCAAGCTCTCGCTGATACGCCAGCTCGAAGACCGCAAGCTGGCAGAGGACCCGCAGTACAAGCGGATTCTGCGTATCGCGATGGTCACGGCGCGTAACGCTCCAGCCCATGAGCGAGTGGTGACAACACTTAAAAACTGGGGCGTTTCGCCAGACGAGTCATTCTTCCTCGGCGGCATGGAGAAGGCTCGCGTGCTTCAGATCTTGAAGCCACATATGTTCTTCGACGATCAACGCAGCCATTTGTTCTCGGCCGCAGGTGACCTGCCAATGGTCCATGTGCCGTTTGGCATAGCGAACAAGGTGCCTGCCGCCCCGCCATTGGCCCCAAGCAGGCGCCACAACGATTCGCTCGTCGAACAGCGACCTGAAGATCGGTTTGCCCCAGGCACGCAGTTACAGCCTCAGGGCGACTGA
- the trbK gene encoding entry exclusion lipoprotein TrbK has product MIRSYLLMLVAAALLAACGDDSSHYAVSDEHCQPDRLKTLPNNPSRDSLVEKCMPRQSP; this is encoded by the coding sequence ATGATTCGCAGCTACCTGCTAATGCTGGTCGCCGCTGCCTTGTTGGCGGCCTGTGGCGACGACTCCTCCCACTACGCAGTCTCCGATGAGCATTGCCAGCCCGATCGGCTGAAAACGCTGCCCAACAATCCCAGCCGGGATAGCTTGGTGGAAAAGTGCATGCCGCGTCAGTCGCCCTGA
- a CDS encoding SDR family NAD(P)-dependent oxidoreductase — protein MPLIPNLDGQANVLLAGASRGIGLALCSTLLASDEVARLWAISRNATHNDALARLATQHGKRLVLIDCDAREEQALATMATELKAQCDHLHLVISTLGTLHQDGAKPEKSLAQLDLASLQASFASNAFAPILLLKHLLPFLRNNPATFAALSARVGSIGDNRLGGWYSYRASKAALNQLLHTASIELRRLNPAATIMALHPGTTDTDLSRPFQGNVPAGKLFDPAFAAQCVIEQVQRFGPADSGGFWAWDGQAIEW, from the coding sequence ATGCCCTTGATACCCAACCTTGATGGCCAAGCCAATGTGCTGCTAGCAGGCGCCAGCCGTGGCATCGGTTTGGCCCTCTGCAGCACATTGCTGGCAAGCGATGAGGTGGCCAGGCTCTGGGCCATCTCGCGCAATGCGACCCACAATGACGCGCTGGCACGCCTGGCCACGCAGCATGGCAAGCGCTTGGTGCTGATCGATTGCGATGCCCGCGAAGAACAGGCACTTGCAACAATGGCCACTGAGCTTAAGGCGCAATGCGACCACCTTCACTTGGTCATCAGTACGCTGGGTACCCTCCACCAGGACGGCGCCAAGCCCGAAAAATCACTGGCCCAGTTGGATTTGGCCAGCCTGCAGGCGAGCTTCGCCAGCAACGCCTTCGCTCCCATACTCCTGCTCAAACACCTGCTACCGTTCTTGCGCAACAACCCGGCAACCTTCGCTGCACTATCGGCCAGGGTGGGTTCGATCGGCGATAACCGCCTGGGCGGCTGGTACAGCTATCGGGCCAGCAAGGCTGCGCTCAACCAGTTGCTGCACACCGCAAGTATCGAGCTGCGGCGCCTGAACCCGGCAGCCACGATAATGGCGTTGCATCCTGGCACAACCGACACCGATCTATCGCGCCCATTTCAAGGCAATGTACCGGCGGGCAAGCTGTTCGACCCGGCATTCGCCGCACAGTGCGTGATCGAACAGGTACAAAGATTTGGGCCCGCAGACAGCGGGGGCTTCTGGGCATGGGACGGCCAAGCGATCGAGTGGTAA
- a CDS encoding ABC transporter permease translates to MARLFNPSPGLRNGVPNRWDWVLLPLVLVVLVLAAYTAMQMSRPFVVGQSLPISLDPAYLPYYLMRTIVRMFIALGISLLFAFVFATLAAKYRAAEKAMIPLLDVLQSVPILGFQAIAIAPFIALFPGNLLGVECAAIFAIFTSQAWNMALSLYQALRSVPAELNEAARVLRLSAWQRFWRLELPFAMPSLLWNMMMSMSGGWFFLVAAEAISVAGQDIKLPGIGSYIAVAIDQRNLGAIAWAIGAMLTGIVLYDQLFFRPLLAWADRFRFEDTQGDTAQRSWVLDAARRSRWLSALSEWLAKGIQQATGAFPVRRDGSTAPRRWLRLPGWGPQAWDVILVLACALAFARLGLFVHQDVGWGEALHVLGLGLITLCRVMLLIALASLIWVPLSVWIGLRPRYSQKVQALAQFLAAFPVNLLFPVVVMALVHFQLSPNIWLSPLMVFGTQWYILFNVVAGATAIHYELRLAADNLGLRGWLKWRRVYLPAVLPSFVTGAMTASGGSWNASIVAEYVSWGDTSLVADGLGSYIKQMTDAGDFHRIALGIGVMCIYVMLLNRFFWRRLYVLAESRR, encoded by the coding sequence ATGGCCCGCCTGTTCAACCCGTCGCCAGGCCTGCGCAATGGCGTACCGAATCGCTGGGACTGGGTTCTGCTGCCACTGGTGCTGGTGGTGCTTGTGCTTGCCGCGTATACCGCCATGCAGATGAGTCGGCCGTTCGTGGTCGGCCAATCGCTGCCAATTTCACTCGATCCGGCCTACCTGCCCTACTACTTGATGCGGACCATCGTGCGGATGTTCATCGCACTGGGGATCTCGCTGCTGTTCGCCTTCGTGTTCGCCACGCTGGCCGCCAAGTACCGTGCCGCTGAAAAGGCCATGATTCCTTTGTTGGACGTACTGCAGTCGGTGCCCATCCTGGGCTTTCAGGCCATCGCCATTGCCCCGTTCATCGCGCTGTTTCCGGGAAACCTGCTGGGCGTCGAGTGCGCGGCGATCTTCGCCATCTTCACCTCTCAGGCGTGGAACATGGCGCTGAGCCTTTACCAGGCGTTGCGAAGCGTGCCGGCGGAGCTGAACGAGGCGGCACGTGTCTTGCGGCTCTCGGCGTGGCAGCGCTTCTGGCGCCTGGAGCTGCCGTTCGCGATGCCGAGCCTGTTGTGGAACATGATGATGTCGATGTCCGGCGGGTGGTTCTTTCTGGTAGCCGCCGAGGCCATCTCGGTGGCCGGGCAGGATATCAAGCTGCCTGGCATCGGCTCCTACATCGCCGTGGCCATCGACCAACGCAACCTGGGCGCCATTGCCTGGGCAATCGGTGCGATGCTCACCGGCATCGTGCTCTACGATCAGCTGTTTTTTCGCCCCCTGCTGGCCTGGGCCGACCGCTTTCGCTTCGAAGACACACAAGGCGACACCGCGCAGCGCTCCTGGGTGCTCGACGCTGCCCGGCGCAGCCGTTGGCTGAGCGCATTGAGCGAGTGGTTAGCCAAAGGCATACAACAGGCTACCGGCGCATTCCCTGTGCGCCGCGACGGCAGTACAGCGCCGCGCCGGTGGCTGCGCCTGCCGGGTTGGGGGCCGCAGGCCTGGGACGTCATCTTGGTGCTTGCCTGTGCATTGGCCTTCGCGCGCTTGGGGCTGTTCGTGCACCAGGATGTCGGCTGGGGCGAGGCACTGCATGTACTGGGCCTGGGCTTGATCACCCTGTGCCGGGTCATGCTGCTGATTGCCCTTGCCTCATTGATATGGGTGCCGCTGTCAGTGTGGATCGGCCTGCGCCCGCGCTACTCGCAGAAAGTCCAGGCGCTGGCCCAGTTTCTCGCTGCCTTCCCGGTCAATCTACTATTCCCCGTGGTGGTCATGGCACTGGTGCACTTTCAACTCAGCCCAAACATCTGGCTGAGCCCGCTGATGGTTTTCGGCACCCAGTGGTACATCCTGTTCAACGTGGTCGCCGGCGCGACGGCCATCCATTACGAGCTGCGCCTTGCCGCAGACAACCTGGGTTTGCGTGGCTGGCTGAAGTGGCGCCGTGTGTACCTGCCGGCGGTGCTCCCCAGTTTCGTAACAGGCGCCATGACTGCCAGCGGCGGCTCGTGGAATGCCAGCATCGTCGCCGAGTATGTCAGCTGGGGCGACACTTCTTTGGTCGCCGACGGCCTGGGCAGTTACATCAAGCAGATGACCGACGCCGGTGACTTTCACCGCATTGCCTTGGGCATAGGGGTCATGTGCATCTATGTGATGCTGCTGAACCGGTTTTTCTGGCGCCGCCTGTATGTGCTTGCCGAGAGCCGCCGCTGA
- a CDS encoding ABC transporter ATP-binding protein — protein sequence MKPLLIELKGVSKAFRASDGTPRTILEGVDFQLREHEIVALLGRSGSGKSTLLRIIAGLVGTDRGTVSYRGQPIHGPVDGVAMVFQTFALFPWLTVQQNVELGLEAQGVNRAERERLANAALELIGLSGFGGALPRELSGGMRQRVGIARALVMNPEVLLMDEAFSALDVLTGETLRDDMLELWEERRITTRGILVVSHNIEETVMMADRILILSSDPGRVRSELHIDLPRPRNADSAQVRGLVDEVYALMTQRPEEIAAAGAPSTVELGYRLPDADIARMESVLELIAGEPFNGEADLPHLAEEAEQPDEALFPIYEALGLLGLAQVVEGDIRLTRQGRNYVTARQARRQDLFARQCKGHVRLIGYILDSLRLEPAGLLEKAVLERLAESMDAEEAERVLKVAIEWGRYAELFEYDFHTRRLTPARETLGEP from the coding sequence ATGAAACCACTGCTGATCGAACTCAAGGGCGTGAGCAAGGCCTTCCGGGCCAGCGATGGCACGCCGCGGACCATTCTTGAAGGCGTCGACTTCCAACTGCGCGAGCATGAGATCGTCGCCCTGCTCGGCCGCTCCGGTTCCGGTAAATCGACGCTGCTGCGGATCATCGCCGGGTTGGTTGGCACCGACCGCGGTACCGTCAGCTACCGCGGCCAGCCGATCCACGGCCCGGTCGACGGCGTAGCCATGGTCTTTCAGACTTTTGCGTTGTTCCCATGGCTGACCGTGCAGCAAAACGTCGAGCTTGGCCTGGAAGCCCAGGGCGTGAACCGAGCTGAGCGCGAGCGCCTGGCCAACGCTGCACTGGAGCTGATCGGCCTGTCCGGGTTTGGTGGCGCCCTGCCCCGTGAGCTGTCTGGCGGCATGCGCCAGCGCGTGGGTATCGCCCGTGCCTTGGTGATGAACCCAGAAGTGCTGCTGATGGACGAAGCGTTCTCGGCGCTGGATGTACTCACCGGCGAAACCTTGCGCGACGACATGCTCGAACTCTGGGAAGAGCGCCGCATCACCACTCGCGGCATTCTGGTGGTGTCGCACAATATCGAGGAGACCGTGATGATGGCTGACCGCATCCTTATTCTCTCCAGCGACCCAGGGCGCGTTCGCTCCGAGCTGCACATCGACCTGCCCCGGCCGCGCAACGCTGACTCGGCCCAGGTTCGCGGGCTGGTCGACGAGGTCTATGCACTGATGACCCAACGCCCCGAAGAAATAGCCGCCGCAGGCGCCCCGTCAACCGTTGAACTGGGCTACCGGCTACCTGATGCCGACATCGCGCGCATGGAAAGCGTGCTGGAACTGATTGCTGGCGAGCCGTTCAACGGCGAAGCCGACCTGCCTCACCTGGCCGAGGAAGCCGAGCAGCCTGACGAGGCGCTGTTCCCGATCTACGAGGCCCTTGGCCTGCTCGGCTTGGCCCAGGTCGTCGAGGGCGACATCCGCCTTACCCGCCAAGGGCGCAACTACGTCACTGCACGCCAGGCACGGCGCCAGGATTTGTTCGCGCGCCAGTGCAAGGGCCACGTGAGATTGATCGGCTATATCCTCGATAGCCTGCGCCTGGAGCCTGCGGGGTTGCTGGAAAAAGCAGTGCTCGAACGCCTGGCAGAGTCGATGGATGCCGAAGAAGCCGAACGCGTACTCAAAGTAGCCATCGAGTGGGGGCGCTATGCTGAATTGTTCGAGTACGACTTCCATACCCGCCGTCTAACCCCCGCACGCGAAACGCTCGGTGAACCGTAA
- the gstA gene encoding glutathione transferase GstA: MKLYYSPGACSLSPHIVLNELGLPYTAEKVDLKAHTTASGADFYTVNAKGYVPALQLDDGQVLTEGPAIVQYLADQKPEANLLPPAGSLERARVQEWLNFIGTELHKTLAALFNPGISPQAKQKTLDTFGKRLGLVNTALHSQAFLTGQHFSVADAYLFTIVNWAPMLGIDLTPWPAVAQFHKRVASRPAVQKTLQAEGLS; this comes from the coding sequence ATGAAGCTTTATTACTCACCAGGTGCCTGTTCACTCTCGCCACACATCGTGCTGAACGAACTGGGCTTGCCTTACACCGCCGAAAAAGTCGACCTCAAGGCTCATACCACAGCTAGCGGGGCCGACTTCTATACGGTCAATGCCAAGGGCTATGTACCAGCCCTGCAACTGGATGACGGCCAAGTGCTCACCGAGGGCCCTGCCATCGTTCAGTACCTGGCCGACCAGAAACCCGAGGCCAACCTGCTGCCCCCGGCGGGTTCACTGGAGCGCGCGCGGGTGCAGGAATGGCTCAACTTCATTGGCACCGAACTGCACAAGACGCTTGCTGCGCTGTTCAACCCAGGCATCAGCCCCCAGGCCAAGCAAAAAACCCTGGATACCTTCGGCAAACGCTTGGGCCTGGTAAACACGGCCCTGCACAGCCAGGCGTTTTTGACAGGACAACACTTCAGCGTGGCCGACGCCTACCTGTTCACCATCGTCAACTGGGCGCCGATGTTAGGCATCGACCTGACACCTTGGCCGGCGGTCGCGCAATTTCACAAGCGGGTAGCCAGCCGGCCGGCCGTGCAGAAAACCCTACAGGCCGAAGGGCTGAGCTGA
- a CDS encoding IclR family transcriptional regulator, producing MVKARPRPAVNGVASADRVLTVLTAFQIGDSALSLVELVERTGLIKSTIMRLMVSLENHGFITRMADGRYQLASEVMRLNTVYQEALDLEKHVMPRLHHLAEQSGETASFYVRHGAYRMCQYRVNSSHRLRLNLQPGDMRPMDEAAGAQALRAPYPVGITLDKPFYSKGATDPHAASMALPIYGAQQKLMGALVISGPASRLTEDYAESLKAMFFEAANDLMRSLGYKPASSEPKAIE from the coding sequence ATGGTTAAAGCGCGGCCGCGTCCGGCGGTGAATGGAGTGGCATCGGCAGACCGTGTTTTGACTGTGCTGACGGCGTTTCAGATAGGCGATTCAGCCCTCAGCCTTGTAGAGCTGGTCGAGCGTACTGGGTTGATCAAGAGCACCATCATGCGCTTGATGGTGTCCCTGGAAAATCATGGTTTCATCACTCGCATGGCCGATGGCAGATACCAGTTGGCGAGCGAGGTCATGCGTTTGAACACCGTGTACCAGGAGGCGCTCGACCTGGAAAAACACGTGATGCCACGTCTGCACCACTTGGCGGAGCAGTCGGGTGAGACAGCATCCTTCTATGTGCGCCATGGCGCGTATCGGATGTGCCAATACCGAGTCAACTCTTCCCATCGGCTGCGCTTGAATCTTCAGCCCGGCGATATGCGGCCTATGGATGAGGCCGCAGGCGCCCAAGCATTACGTGCGCCTTACCCGGTCGGAATCACATTGGATAAGCCATTTTATTCCAAAGGCGCGACCGATCCGCATGCCGCTTCAATGGCCCTGCCCATCTACGGCGCGCAGCAGAAGCTCATGGGGGCGCTGGTGATTTCCGGGCCGGCCAGCCGTTTGACGGAAGACTATGCCGAGAGCCTCAAAGCGATGTTCTTTGAAGCGGCAAATGACCTAATGCGAAGCCTGGGCTACAAGCCTGCGTCTTCAGAGCCCAAAGCGATTGAGTGA
- a CDS encoding SMP-30/gluconolactonase/LRE family protein, whose product MSFFAAPPTVETTVFTRLPDQFRDPRPTAWANANRQGRAIDSFLEGPSFDRQGRLYVTDIPNGRIFRISPQGDWEMVCQYDGWPNGLKIHHDGRIFITDYKRGIMQLDPETGAIEAVLDSAGSESFKGVNDLVFAPNGDLYFTDQGQTGLQDASGRVYKLDASGNLTCLLNTIPSPNGIVYDPHLNHLLVAVTRAQQIWRIPLGNGSILGKVGVFAQLHGGLGGPDGLALDANSNLYIAHTGFGSVWKLSKVAEPLQRIVSCAGISNTNLAFGGDDGQTLYITESETGSILQVRTTAPGLPMYSHS is encoded by the coding sequence ATGAGCTTCTTCGCTGCCCCGCCCACCGTGGAAACCACGGTTTTTACCCGCCTACCTGACCAATTTCGCGACCCGCGACCTACTGCCTGGGCCAATGCCAACCGCCAAGGCCGAGCCATCGACTCGTTCCTGGAAGGCCCATCGTTTGATCGTCAAGGGCGCCTCTACGTCACCGACATTCCCAACGGCAGAATTTTTCGCATCTCACCGCAGGGCGACTGGGAAATGGTCTGCCAGTACGATGGCTGGCCCAACGGCCTGAAAATTCACCATGACGGGCGCATCTTCATCACCGACTATAAGCGCGGGATCATGCAGCTGGACCCAGAGACCGGCGCCATCGAGGCCGTGCTCGACTCGGCAGGTTCCGAAAGCTTCAAAGGGGTCAACGACCTGGTATTCGCACCCAACGGCGACCTGTACTTCACTGATCAAGGCCAGACTGGGCTGCAGGATGCCAGCGGCCGCGTCTACAAGCTTGATGCAAGCGGCAACCTGACCTGCCTGCTGAACACCATCCCAAGCCCTAATGGCATCGTCTATGACCCACACCTCAACCACCTGCTGGTGGCAGTGACAAGGGCCCAACAGATCTGGCGCATCCCGCTGGGCAACGGCTCGATCCTTGGCAAGGTAGGTGTCTTCGCCCAGTTGCACGGCGGCCTTGGCGGGCCTGACGGCCTGGCGCTCGATGCCAACAGCAACCTGTACATCGCCCATACCGGATTCGGCTCGGTGTGGAAGCTGTCGAAAGTCGCCGAACCCTTGCAGCGCATCGTTTCGTGCGCAGGTATCAGCAACACCAACCTGGCCTTCGGCGGCGACGACGGGCAGACCTTGTACATCACCGAATCGGAAACCGGCAGCATCCTGCAGGTACGCACCACTGCGCCTGGGCTGCCCATGTACTCCCACAGCTGA
- a CDS encoding MFS transporter, which produces MTHENPAAQAPLSDAEGERLMRRLLWRLVPFIFICYVISYLDRTNVGFAAISMNQDLGLTATMFGWAAGLFFFGYFMFEIPSNLLMQRFGARVWIARIMITWGLISMATAFATGPISFSIARFLLGLAEAGFTPGVYLYFTYWFPGKWRAKATAAFLLGIPVANIVGSPLSGWLMQQHDVWGLKNWQLLLVTESMPAVLLGIACLFILVDTPAKAKWLSVREKAWLNQRLSQEQQSIGASHGNTLRAALTNPKVFTLAAINFCCIVGSIGIGMWLPQIIKGLGIDSGIVGFVVALPYVVGALCMTIWARLANRSTHRLPYVVSALALAAVALVAAALLDQPVLKIASLCVAVASILSFQATFWAIPSTILTGRAAAGGLAMIVSIGNLGGFTGPFLIGLIKDSTQSFSMPFFAVASILLVGTCLMLWLGDPAKKQTLQGQGQPA; this is translated from the coding sequence ATGACCCACGAAAACCCCGCAGCCCAGGCGCCGCTAAGCGATGCCGAGGGCGAACGCCTGATGCGCCGCCTATTGTGGCGCCTGGTGCCGTTCATTTTCATCTGCTACGTGATCAGCTACCTGGATCGCACCAATGTAGGCTTCGCCGCCATCAGCATGAACCAGGACCTGGGCCTGACCGCAACGATGTTCGGCTGGGCAGCCGGCCTGTTCTTCTTCGGCTATTTCATGTTCGAAATCCCCAGCAACCTGCTGATGCAGCGCTTCGGCGCGCGGGTATGGATTGCGCGGATCATGATTACATGGGGGTTGATCTCCATGGCGACCGCCTTCGCCACGGGGCCGATCAGCTTCAGCATCGCGCGCTTTTTGCTAGGGCTTGCCGAAGCAGGCTTCACACCGGGCGTGTACCTGTACTTCACGTACTGGTTCCCCGGCAAATGGCGGGCAAAAGCCACTGCAGCGTTCCTGCTAGGTATTCCTGTGGCCAACATCGTTGGCTCACCCCTGTCTGGCTGGTTGATGCAGCAACATGACGTATGGGGGCTGAAAAACTGGCAACTGCTACTGGTCACCGAATCGATGCCAGCTGTGCTGCTGGGCATCGCGTGCCTTTTCATCTTGGTCGACACCCCTGCCAAGGCCAAGTGGCTGAGCGTGCGCGAGAAAGCGTGGCTCAACCAGCGCCTTAGCCAAGAGCAGCAGTCGATTGGCGCATCCCACGGCAACACACTGCGGGCTGCTTTGACCAACCCCAAGGTGTTCACCCTGGCAGCCATCAATTTCTGTTGCATCGTCGGTTCGATCGGCATAGGGATGTGGCTACCGCAGATCATCAAAGGGCTGGGCATCGATAGCGGCATTGTGGGCTTTGTGGTTGCACTGCCCTATGTGGTTGGCGCCCTGTGCATGACAATCTGGGCACGCCTGGCCAACCGCAGCACTCATCGCCTGCCTTACGTGGTCAGCGCCTTGGCCTTGGCCGCGGTGGCCTTGGTAGCAGCCGCCCTGCTCGACCAGCCAGTGCTGAAAATCGCCAGTTTGTGCGTGGCAGTGGCAAGCATCCTGTCATTCCAGGCCACGTTCTGGGCCATACCCTCGACCATCCTGACCGGGCGCGCCGCCGCCGGGGGCTTGGCGATGATCGTTTCGATCGGCAACCTGGGCGGCTTCACCGGCCCGTTCCTGATAGGCCTTATCAAAGACAGCACTCAGAGCTTCAGCATGCCCTTCTTCGCCGTGGCATCCATTCTGCTGGTAGGCACCTGCCTGATGCTCTGGCTGGGCGATCCGGCAAAGAAACAGACCCTGCAAGGCCAAGGCCAGCCGGCCTGA
- a CDS encoding MFS transporter: MYDSSSPHRKRWPAAVRALAHRNFQIYFVGQGVSTLGKWVQQVALAWLAYHLTGSAVLLGLITFLSLAPQLLVGPLAGAWIDRHDKRRLLIIVQMVLIGQSVALAVATWLGLIDGPLIAAMALLLGLLNALETPLRQALIGSFVDDPADLPNALVLNAMLINAARFVGPPLAGGLIALAGEAACFALTAVAFLALLGGLLKVRGTAAPRASGSTAQVFREGLVYLWQTRSVRQLLVNVIMVNLLASCYAALLPILARAVFAGDARVLGWLWGAAGAGAFVATLVLAFGGALSRLRQFTDAGALLCAFALLGLCMAGALPLALFALGVLGFGITLSNVSTNMQLQSGAPSHLRGRVIAFYIAMRFGFEALGGMAAGLVAARWGAPATLGVAGGVLVVGLLGQYSTRRGG, encoded by the coding sequence TTGTACGATTCATCTTCACCGCATCGCAAACGCTGGCCCGCCGCTGTGCGGGCGTTGGCTCATCGTAACTTTCAGATCTATTTCGTCGGCCAGGGGGTTTCTACGCTGGGCAAGTGGGTGCAGCAGGTTGCGTTGGCCTGGCTTGCGTATCACTTGACTGGTTCTGCCGTCTTGCTCGGGTTGATCACCTTTCTATCGCTGGCCCCGCAACTGCTGGTCGGTCCTTTGGCCGGCGCCTGGATCGACCGCCACGACAAGCGTCGGCTGCTGATCATCGTGCAAATGGTCCTTATCGGTCAGTCCGTGGCACTGGCGGTCGCTACTTGGCTGGGCTTGATCGACGGTCCACTCATTGCGGCCATGGCGTTGTTGCTCGGCTTGCTCAATGCTTTGGAAACGCCCTTGCGCCAGGCACTGATCGGCAGTTTCGTCGACGATCCAGCCGACCTTCCGAACGCGCTGGTGCTCAATGCCATGCTGATCAATGCTGCACGGTTTGTGGGCCCGCCACTGGCTGGCGGGCTGATTGCGCTAGCTGGTGAGGCCGCCTGTTTCGCCCTCACAGCTGTGGCTTTTCTAGCCTTGCTGGGGGGGTTGCTGAAGGTGCGCGGCACAGCTGCCCCCAGAGCCAGCGGTTCGACCGCCCAAGTGTTTCGCGAAGGGCTGGTGTATCTGTGGCAAACCCGCAGTGTTCGCCAGTTGCTGGTCAATGTGATCATGGTCAACCTGCTGGCGTCCTGCTACGCAGCATTGTTGCCCATCCTGGCCAGGGCTGTTTTCGCTGGTGATGCGCGAGTGCTGGGCTGGTTATGGGGGGCGGCTGGCGCTGGCGCATTCGTGGCTACACTGGTGCTGGCGTTCGGGGGTGCCTTGTCTCGTCTGCGGCAATTCACCGATGCAGGGGCACTGCTGTGCGCGTTTGCGCTGCTCGGCCTGTGTATGGCCGGAGCACTGCCACTGGCACTGTTTGCGTTGGGTGTATTGGGTTTTGGGATCACGCTTAGCAACGTCAGCACCAACATGCAATTGCAAAGTGGCGCCCCCAGCCATTTGCGTGGCCGGGTGATCGCGTTCTATATCGCCATGCGCTTTGGTTTCGAGGCCTTGGGCGGTATGGCTGCGGGCTTGGTTGCGGCACGCTGGGGGGCGCCAGCGACCTTGGGGGTCGCTGGCGGGGTTCTGGTAGTGGGGTTGTTGGGGCAATACAGCACGCGCCGTGGTGGCTGA
- a CDS encoding RraA family protein: protein MSIGFQVLERARKVGDEWVARYREVPVANVSDSMNRMTAGGARLRPMHREGVLCGPAVTVKARPGDNLMLHYALDIAQPGDVIVVDAGGDLTNALIGEMMVAYAVKRGVAGIVINGAIRDAANISAGDFPLFAAGVSHRGPYKDGPGEINVPIAIDGMVVQPGDLVIGDDDGLLCVPYDHVAEVYAAATAKHTAETAQMEKIAQGTNDRSWVLDSLKKKGCLLPG from the coding sequence ATGAGCATTGGCTTCCAAGTGCTTGAGCGCGCACGTAAAGTCGGCGATGAGTGGGTTGCACGGTACCGCGAGGTGCCGGTTGCCAATGTCAGCGATTCGATGAACCGCATGACGGCAGGCGGTGCCCGCCTGCGTCCTATGCACCGAGAAGGGGTGCTGTGCGGCCCGGCGGTGACTGTCAAGGCGCGTCCAGGTGACAACCTGATGCTGCACTACGCGCTCGACATTGCTCAGCCAGGTGACGTGATCGTGGTCGATGCCGGCGGCGATCTGACCAATGCACTGATCGGCGAAATGATGGTGGCTTACGCAGTCAAGCGTGGCGTGGCCGGCATCGTGATCAACGGCGCCATCCGCGATGCTGCCAATATCAGCGCGGGTGACTTCCCGTTGTTCGCGGCCGGGGTTTCGCACCGTGGCCCTTACAAAGACGGCCCTGGCGAGATCAACGTGCCGATTGCCATTGATGGTATGGTGGTCCAGCCAGGCGACCTGGTGATTGGTGATGACGATGGCCTGCTGTGCGTGCCTTATGACCATGTCGCTGAGGTATATGCCGCGGCCACCGCCAAGCACACTGCCGAAACCGCACAGATGGAAAAAATTGCCCAAGGTACCAATGACCGTTCCTGGGTTCTGGACTCCTTGAAGAAAAAAGGCTGCCTGCTTCCAGGCTGA